TCTCTTCCATCGAGGTGATGAAGACGACGGAAGCTGGACAACGGCTGTGAGCGGAGCTGCATCGGTAACCGCCACAACAATCACGTTTAACGGGCTAACTTCGTTCAGCCAGTTCATGATAGGTTCATCCGACGTCTCGCTTGCCGTCTCGGTAACGGACTTCATTGCAAGCACCGACATCGGAAGTGTCACGCTGTCATGGAAGACACGGAGTGAAGTGGGCAACGCCGGGTTCAATTTGATGAGACAGAAGTTAGGTGCCAGCAGTTGGCAACTGGTAGGAAGCTATACTTCAAACAAGAGCCTCGTCGGTCTCGGGACAAGCAGCACCGGGAAGGACTACCAGTTCACCGACTCCCACGTCTCGTCAGGCACGACATACATCTACAAGCTGCAGAGTGCGTCGACGAGCGGCACGACGAAAGATATGAACACACTTCAGGTGACAGTCGGCGTTCCGAAGGCTTACGCGCTTTATCAGAATTATCCGAACCCATTCAATCCAAGCACGACGATAAGGTTCGATCTCAAACAGACATCGACTGTGACGATCACGGTGTATAATGTTCTTGGACAGAAAGTGATGGAACAGGATTACGGGACAATGGACGCCGGGAGATACAACGAGACATTCAGCATGAACCGATTCGCAAGCGGCGTGTACTACTACAGGATAAGCGCGGTCGGTGTCAACGGCGAAAAGTTCGAGTCGATCAAGAAGCTCGTGCTGATGAAATAAAATCGCCGACCCGGAAAAAGAGCAGAACGCGGCTCGGAGAGACGGTGCTGGCTTATAAGTCCGATCGCTCTGTCTTTCCAACAGAATGAGTCCGTCCGAGTAATCGGACGTATGAACGAGTGGAGGAAGCTTTCGCATGACTCCACAGTGGTATTATTGGTGAGCAGTTCAAAGGATTACGCATCGTCGGTCGATCCATGCTCCTCCTCCCCGCATGTTTCATAGTACAGGTCCCTCCATGCAGCGTTCTCCTTTTCGATTAAATTTATCTTCTTTTGCCTCCGCCAACGTTTCAGTTGCTTTTCTCTTTGGATTGCCGACCAAACATCCTCTGTCTCCTCGTAATAAACCAGCCGGTCGACGTTGTACCGCTTCGTAAACCCTTCCAGTTTCTTGTGCTCATGTTCGGAGACCCTATGGCACAAGTCCCCCGTCATGCCGACATACAGGACTCGCGAATCACTTGCCATAATGTATACAAAGTAGGATCGCCCTCTGAACATAAAACCTCCTGAGGACAGCAAAATAATGATCGGCATTCCAAATGTCTACTTGATCAGGAGAACCCATCAACGAATTACTTGCCTTTGCGTTTCCGCTTTGTCATTCCGACCGAATGAATCCGTCCGAGTATATCGGACGGATGAGTGAGTGGAGGAATCTTTTATGGGACTCCATAATGGTATTATTGAAGAGTACTCTGGAAGATTTCTCGTCGTCACTTATCGAATCCTCATCTGACTCCTCGAAATGACAAAGATAGTTTTGATTTGTCATTCCGACCGAATGAGTCGGCCCGAGTAATCGGACAGATGAATGAGTGGAGGAATCCTCTGCATGACTCTACAAAAGTATCACTGAGGAGTACTCTGGAAGATTTTTCGTCGTCACTGATCCAATCCTCATCCGACTCCTCGAAATGACAAGGGGCGTTTTATTATTCCAATGAATCTTCATCAAGCCTTGCTGAAGTATCACTGATGATTACTGGAGCAGATTCCATGTAATCACTGCAGCAATGCACTTTATCTTTTCTCCAAGCCTGCATCTGAACATCAACATAAACTAGCTCTGTACCATGATTCACGGGGCGTAGTCCCTACACCAAAAGGG
The window above is part of the Candidatus Kryptoniota bacterium genome. Proteins encoded here:
- a CDS encoding GIY-YIG nuclease family protein, translating into MFRGRSYFVYIMASDSRVLYVGMTGDLCHRVSEHEHKKLEGFTKRYNVDRLVYYEETEDVWSAIQREKQLKRWRRQKKINLIEKENAAWRDLYYETCGEEEHGSTDDA